The genomic window AGGCGAATTAGTGGTGGTCGACATGGGAGAACCGATCTTAAACCCTCAAGACATTCCGGTAAATTTAGATCAGCGGGCCATTGAGTTGCCCCAAAACTTTGCCGATACCACGTTAAAAATTACTTGCGTGAGCATGGGCAACCCCCACTGCGTCATTTTTTTAGAAGACATCCAAAATTTCCCTGTAACCGTTTTGGGCCCCATCATTGAACACCATCCACTTTTTCCCAAACGCACCAACGTCGAATTTGCTCAGGCCCTAGACCCTCACACCCTCAAAGTAAGGGTGTGGGAACGAGGCACCGGTGAAACTTATGCCTGCGGAACCGGGGCTTGCGCGACTTTGGTGGCCGGTGTATTAACCGGCCATAGTGAACGCGAAGCCACCCTGCAATTAAAGGGTGGTGATTTGAAAATCCAATGGAATGAAACCGACAACCATGTCTATATGACAGGGCCTGCCGTGTTTGTTTATGATGGAGTTCTCGATGTTTAAAGGTTCGGGCACAGCCTTAGTTACCCCTTTTAAAAATGGTAAAGTTGATGAAAAGGCCTTGCGCAGTTTGATCGACTTTCAAATTGAAAATGGAACGGATTTTCTTGTCCCGGTGGGCACCACGGGTGAATCCTCTACCCTTTCTCATGATGAACATATCGAAGTTATTCGCATTACGGTTGAACAGGTCGCAAAAAGAGTCCCGGTATTAGCCGGCGCAGGCAGTAATTCTACCCTTGAGGCCATTCACCTCACAGAAGCAGCCGCAAAATTAGGAGTGCAAGGCACCTTACAAATTTGCCCTTATTATAACAAACCCACGCAGGCTGGAATCATTGCCCATTTTGAAGCTATTACCCAAGCAGTTAACTTGCCGATTATCGTTTATAACATCAAAGGCCGCACGGGCATTAACATTGAACTCCCCACGATTGTTCATTTATCGAAAGTCCCCAATATTGTTGGCATCAAAGAAGCCAACGGCTCTATCGTTGCTGTCTCAGATATTTTAGAAAACTGTAAAAACTTTCTTGTACTCTCCGGTGAAGACAGCATTACTTTCCCCATGCTGGCACTGGGGGCCCATGGCGCTATTTCGGTTACCTCAAATGTTTTACCCAAATTATGCGCCCAAATGTGGGGTGCGGTTTGTCAAAGCAATTTTGAAAAAGCCCGAGAAATTCACTATCAGCTAGCCGCAATGAATCGGATCCTTTTTATTGAAACCAACCCTATCCCGGTTAAAACAGCTTTAAGTCTCATGAAAAAATTGAGCCTAGAATTTCGCTTGCCACTGGTTAATCTACAACCCAATCATTTAGAACAACTCAAAACCGTTTTAAAATCTTATCGTCTCATAACATGAAATTACATATCCTGTTTGTTTTCTGTTTAATCCCCACCTTATGTTGGGCGGAGTTTCAACAAACCTATACCGACGACTTTTATCAATTTCAAATCTCCTTACCCACTTCGGAGTGGAGTTTTGTGGACATTGCCAATCCGAATGATGTTAAAAATTTGGTAAAAGTAAAAATGACTTTTGCGCATGCGGTTGATCAATTTGTCCCCAATATCACTTTGAGCCTTTACCAAACCAAACCCGAAACCAAACTTGATTTAAAGCAGGCCTTGCAAGAAACCCTGCAAGCCTACCCTGCCCAGTTAAAACTGTTGCAGAAAAAAAAGCTTGCGCTTCATCAACTCCAAGGATTTGATGTGATGTTATGGGACGAAGAAACTCATTTAAAGTTTCGGCAATGTTTTGTGTTGGCTCAAAAAAGAATTTTTATTTTAACCTACACGGCAAGGCTTTGGAGTTTTGAGCGTTATCAAAAAGACTTTGAAAAAGTGCTGCATTCTTTTAAGATCTTAGAAAGGATTTAGGCATGTTGAAAATTATTATCCAAGGTATTCAAGGGCGCATGGGGCAAGCTATAGCCACTTGTTTAGCAGGCGACAACCAATTACAACTTGTGGCCGGGGTTGAAAAACAAGCGGCTAGCCCTAATATTGTCAATGATCTTAAAACAGTGATCGAAAAAGCCGATGTAATCATCGATTTTTCTAGCCCCGCGGCCACTCTGACAGCCGCTCGCCTAGCGGCCCAACATCAAAAACCCATGGTCATTGGCACCACGGGGTTTTCAAAATCAGAAATTGCTAAACTTCATCAAACATTAGCAGGAATTCCTGTGGTTCTTTCGCCTAATATGAGCATGGGTGTTAATGTACTTTTCAAACTGGTTGAACTTGCAAGCCACGCCTTAAAGGAAAACTTTGACATTGAAATTGTAGAAGCCCATCACCGTTTAAAAAAAGATGCCCCCAGCGGCACGGCCCTACAATTGGCCGAAGTGATCGCTCAGCAATTGGGCAAACCCCTGGAACAAATCGCTACCTATGCCCGCCATGGCATCATCGGCGAGCGCACACCTGGCACCCTAGGGATTCAATCGTTACGCGGTGGTGACATTGTAGGAACCCACACGGTTCTTTATGCAGGCACCGGCGAAGCCCTCGAGCTTACCCATCGTGCCACCCATCGCCACACCTTTGCTCAAGGCGCCCTAGTGGCCGCAAAATGGGTGGTTAAACAAAAACCTGGTATTTATAACATGCAAGATGTGTTGGGAATCTGATGCAACACATCGCTTTCTTGAGTATTGGCAGTAATTTGGGTGATCGCAGCAAAAATCTCTTAGCAGCTATGGACCTCATTGAAAAGAATGAGCAGATTCATATTCAAGCCATTTCTAATTTTTATGAAACCGAACCCCTAACCCTTAAAGCCAAAACTCAAAGTTGGTATGTTAATGCTTGTTTAAAAATTAAAACTTCGCTTAGCCCGATTCAATTATTGAGATTTCTACAGTCGGTTGAATTTGCCTTGGGGAGAATTCGCTCCGAAAAATGGGAACCTCGCCTGATTGATTTAGACATCCTTTTTTTTGATGACCTCATCATTAA from Deltaproteobacteria bacterium includes these protein-coding regions:
- a CDS encoding diaminopimelate epimerase, whose amino-acid sequence is MHFSKWQGCGNDVIIINGLGEELPDASAFAKQYSDRRFGIGFDQMLIVKPSGSADFKMLIMNADGSEVEMCGNGIRCFAKYLHREGLTSKKSLVIETLGGVIKPKIEGELVVVDMGEPILNPQDIPVNLDQRAIELPQNFADTTLKITCVSMGNPHCVIFLEDIQNFPVTVLGPIIEHHPLFPKRTNVEFAQALDPHTLKVRVWERGTGETYACGTGACATLVAGVLTGHSEREATLQLKGGDLKIQWNETDNHVYMTGPAVFVYDGVLDV
- the folK gene encoding 2-amino-4-hydroxy-6-hydroxymethyldihydropteridine diphosphokinase — encoded protein: MQHIAFLSIGSNLGDRSKNLLAAMDLIEKNEQIHIQAISNFYETEPLTLKAKTQSWYVNACLKIKTSLSPIQLLRFLQSVEFALGRIRSEKWEPRLIDLDILFFDDLIIKSNDLTLPHPELTKRRFVLEPLCDIAADWIHPIKGLTIQSLAKSLKDHKKVVPLYRLQISRHNHALKKISPKRKPLK
- a CDS encoding 4-hydroxy-tetrahydrodipicolinate synthase: MFKGSGTALVTPFKNGKVDEKALRSLIDFQIENGTDFLVPVGTTGESSTLSHDEHIEVIRITVEQVAKRVPVLAGAGSNSTLEAIHLTEAAAKLGVQGTLQICPYYNKPTQAGIIAHFEAITQAVNLPIIVYNIKGRTGINIELPTIVHLSKVPNIVGIKEANGSIVAVSDILENCKNFLVLSGEDSITFPMLALGAHGAISVTSNVLPKLCAQMWGAVCQSNFEKAREIHYQLAAMNRILFIETNPIPVKTALSLMKKLSLEFRLPLVNLQPNHLEQLKTVLKSYRLIT
- a CDS encoding 4-hydroxy-tetrahydrodipicolinate reductase, with product MLKIIIQGIQGRMGQAIATCLAGDNQLQLVAGVEKQAASPNIVNDLKTVIEKADVIIDFSSPAATLTAARLAAQHQKPMVIGTTGFSKSEIAKLHQTLAGIPVVLSPNMSMGVNVLFKLVELASHALKENFDIEIVEAHHRLKKDAPSGTALQLAEVIAQQLGKPLEQIATYARHGIIGERTPGTLGIQSLRGGDIVGTHTVLYAGTGEALELTHRATHRHTFAQGALVAAKWVVKQKPGIYNMQDVLGI